In Acidobacteriota bacterium, the genomic stretch GAATCGTGATCTGGGTTGAACTCCCAGATCTGGAGCCCAAAACCGAAGGCGTGCGGTTGGGTGTTGATATTGGGGTCAACAAGCTCCTGTCCGACTCCGAGGGCCGCCACCACGGCACGGAGTTCAAAGCCATCCGCAATAAAATCAACCGCCGGAAGCCGGGCAGTCGTGGCCGGGGGAGGGCGCATACCGAACGCAAAGTGTTCATCAACCGCGTGGTCAAATCGCTTCCCTGGCCGACGCTGGCCGTGATTGGGGTTGAATCCCTGAAAAACCTCAAGCGCGGGAAATCGAAAAAACGAGGAAAAAAGTTTCGCAAGGCAATGGCACCGTGGACCTACCGGCACATCCTCACCCGGATCTCCGAACTGGCGCAAGTGAACCGTGTTCAGCTTGTCCGCATTGATCCGGCCAATACGTCCCGCGCATGTCCCCAGTGTGGTACGGTGCATAAGGACAACCGCAAGGGAGAGAAGTTTTTGTGTCGGCATTGTGGTCACACCGCCGATGCCGATACCGTCGGCGCGCAAAACATTCTCGCTCGCACCTTGGCGACTTTCGGGAGTGTAGAGTCCCCGGAGCCTCAAAGGGATGTGGGTCAGTCGGTGTAATATTCGACTATTCATTTCTCAACTCTAAGCACCATTTCAGACTCAGGGTTCACGGTTTGGGGGCAAACCAGTACAGGCCGGTTGCCACCAGTAAACAGACCAGAGCCACCAGATCAGCCAGGACAACCCGTCCAACCAGCGGGTTGTATCCTCCGACCGACCAGGCCAGCCATAAAAACGAAACCACACTGATAAACCCGGCAATCAACGCCAGCGGCTGAACGGCTGGCCGAAACGCCGCATAAAAGCAGAAAACTCCAAGTACCCCAAATAACACCGCCCGATGCCGCATCAGAATCACCAGATTTGGTTCGGTAAATGAAAGGCCATACAGGTTTGAAAGTTGTTGCGCACCAAGTACACCTGTCAGCGGTAAGATGTGAATGACTCCGACCACAATCAGCATGGCTGAAATGATTTTTTGCATACCCTCTCTCATTTTGAAGGCATAAGTCCAAATCCGACTTTGCCTAAGCTTATTATTTGGTCATTAAAGTCTGGAGTCTCTCTTTAAGCTCAGCCTGGTCAATTTTTTGATATCCTTCTGGTACTTCAAATAGCTTATCTGGAACCTCTAAGGAAACATTCGTGAGTGAAACCGAAAATTTCTCCCGTGGATTTGAAGTTTCAACTTTAACCAGCAAATCCTGGTAATCGTTTGCAAAGAAAAAATTTATACCATGCGGGTCACGCTTGAAGCGCATTTCATATTTTGTGGTCTGGTAGCCGGTTGTTTGGGTCTGACCAGCATTCTGCACAATGACCTGATTGGCAAATTTATTGAATGTTTGCAGGTACTTATTGACATCGAAACCCTGCAACATTGGTGCATCCTGAAGTTCAGTGAACGTTTTGGCTTGTGGGTCAAGCACAATGATCGGTTGATTCGGTGATGCAATAACAATCACTTTATACATCCGGGCCAGTTTACTGACTGGTGTTACTGAATCTTCAAATGGAGCAAACTCGTTTCTGATTTTCCCTGATTTCTTGGCAAATGTTTGGTGAATAATGTGGTTCATCGCATTCACTTCCATATCTGCCATATAATCCGGCTGGGTAGAAAATTTGCCCATCAGGTATGAAAAGTCCACTGATGGCTTTGAGGTTTTGGTTTTGCCTTTCCCTTGAGAATAACCGATTCCTGGAATCAAAAGCACCACGATCAGAAGAGCAATCTGGAGAACCTTTTTCAACATTGGTTGTTCGTTCCTTTCCCTGTACCGTGCCAGTTTCAATCACAAAGGAAAAATGAAAATCCTGAAAACTGGATAAGTACATTTTACCTGGGAGAAGTAATTGTTTGAGAATTGGACTGGTCAGGAGATGGTAAGAACAAATGGGATTATTGACAAGTCAACGATCACCCGGCACTCTCAAATGCCTGTTTGATCCAGCCGATAAGTGCTTCATCCACTTCATTAACTGACGCGAGCCTGACTTTGAAGTTGCACATGCTGTTGGGCGGCATTTCGACCAACCGGTCCGTAGCGGTGAGTGTTTTGGAATTGATACCAACTTCAATCTGGGTTTTGGTGGCTGGACCAACCATAGCGAACTGCTTTTTGCGGTGCAGGCTGACGTAGGTTTTCTTGGGTGAAATTTCAAACTCACCGAATTTGGAGATTTCTTCCATGACTTTGTCGTGAATTGGTCGAAGCGCCGCCTTAGGGCCGGTGTAAAGCCCGGAAACGACATCATCAGTCGAAAGATTTTGCTCAGCCGCTGCGCTTTGACCATCTGACTTGAGGACGTGATGGACCAGTGTGTTGGCGTCTCCGTGTCCCAACCCAAGGTCGCGTTTGAGCATATCGCGGATTTCGCCATGTTTTGACAACCCGCTGGCCTGGATGATTTGGGCCAGTTCGGCGAGTGACTTTCCGCTTCGTTTTTCGATATTGGCAAGCTGAGTAGCCATGGCCTTTGCGACATCGGTCATATGGATCTCCTTGACTTAAAATGGTTTGAGGCAGTTCAGAGATGAGAGGATGATTTGAAAATAAACGGTCGCCGTATTGTAAATTACGCTGTACTTATTTCAAGGAAATAATTTTGGGATGTTCAGAAAACCTGAACCAACGCTGCCAGGCAATTCAAGGATGTTTGTCTGGTAATCGCGGAATCCACCTCCCAACCTTTTGGACATAGTCCTCATAAGATGCACCGAACTGTTTTCGCAAGGCTGGCTCCTCATACAGTGTGACAAAAAGATGGGTACAGAGGAAAAACACACCAGCTTCGATCAAGATGGCTTGCGATTGAAAGAAAATTGCTTCCCCGCATAACACCAGCAAAACGCACACATACATTGGGTTTCGCACTGAGCGGTAGAGCCCGCGCACGACAAGGTGTTTCGGTGGATCAACCGGAGCCAGTGTGCCGCGGCCTTCGGCAAAAAACTGCCAGATGCACCCGAGCAGACCGGTACCTCCCACAATCATCAACGGCAATCCGAAAGAATGAAGTACTCCAGAATAAGATCTTTCCATTCCAGGATCCGATGAAACCAGCCAGTAGGGGATAAACACTGTCACCGTTCCTGGAAACAAAACTGTAAAGAAAAGACTTCGAAGGAAAAGCATATCCACCACCTTTGGGATAGGGCTGAAAACATCGGGTGAATCTTCAGCCTGTCGTCTTCAGCCCCGAGCTTGCGAGTCTTCAGCCCTGAGCCCTGGTTTCTTCAGCTCCATCACAGTTGTGGCGGTTTGGGTCTGGGCCAGGCTTGCAGTGCGATCCGGGCGACTCGCTCCAACTCCTCGCGACTGGCCCCAGCCGCTGCCTGAACCGACAGGCCCTGGTTGAGCGTGGCAATAAACCGGGCCAGGTCAGCCGGGTCGGCATCATTCGGCAAATCACCTTCGGCCTTGGCCCGCTCAAATCGCTCACGAATGGCAATTTCCCCGGCCTGACGGCGATTGATCATTTCCTGGCGCATGCTTTCGGCGGCTTCGCCTCCAGCCAAACCACCCAAAACCAAAAGGCACCCGTGCGGATGTTCCGGTTTTGTGGTTAAGGCTATTGAGCCAAAGAGCAAGTGCTCCGCCACGGCACGGGAAGTGGGTTCGCGCAACGCCTCCTGGGTGTAAGCGGCTGAGCTTTCACCATAGCGATCCAAAACCTTGCGGAAGAGCGCTTCTTTATTTCCAAAGGCGGCATAGAGACTTGGACGGTTAATGCCCATGGCCTGGGTTAAATCGGGAAGGGACGTGCCCTCATAGCCTTTGCTCCAAAATACTTCCAGCGCCCGATCAAGCGCCTGATTTACATCAAATGACCGGGGACGGCCTTTCGACGTCATACTGAACCTCCTGGATTTTGTACTTACTGGTACAATAATCTGCTTGACAGAAGACGTCCACTGGATTATGTTTTTTACCGTTCGGTACACAATTGAAAAAAAGGAGCAGGCTCATGTCGAAGAAACTTTCAGGTAAGGTTGCACTGGTAACTGGTGGCTCTCGTGGCATTGGTGCGGCAATTGCCAAATATCTCGCGCGGGAGGGTGCTGCAGTGGCAATTACCTATGCCAGTTCATCCACCAAGGCTGATGAAGTCGTGGCGGCAATTCAGGCTGAGGGCGGGGAAGCCCTGGCCATTCAGGCGGATAGTGCTGATGCTGAAGCCGTCAAAAATGCGGTGGCTGAAACAGCCCAAAAGCTCGGTGGTCTCGATATTCTGGTCAACAACGCCGGGGTTGCCATTGTAAAACCATTTGATGAATTTACCCTGGATGAATTTGACCGTCTGGTGAATGTGAATGTTCGAGGCGTGTTTGTGGGTATCCAGGAAGCTTCGCGCCATATGCGTGAAGGCGGACGAATCATCACCATTGGCAGTGTCAACGGTGACCGGATACCGTTTCCAGGTGGCAGCGTTTATGCCCTGACGAAGGCCGCCGTGGCCGGACTCACTCGTGGGTTGGCCCGTGATTTAGGGCCGCGTGGGATTACGGTCAACAATGTTCAACCGGGCCCGGTCAATACTGAAATGAACCCCGAAAATGGCCCCTTTGCCGGCATGATCAAAGGCTTTATGGCCGTGCCGCGCTATGGCAAAGATGACGAAGTGGCAAGCCTGGTCGTCTTTCTGGCCAGTCCTGATGCCGCCTTTATCACTGGCGCCAGCATTGATATTGATGGTGGCTTTAAGGCGTAATCTTCAAGGTAATCAGTGATCAGTAGTCCAATAAGTTATTCTTCTTGAACGGTTTACCTTTTTCCTGCAGAGTGGGAATTCTGCGAGGTTTGAGTCAATCCTGAACGACTGTGGGTTGACTGGTAACTGTTCAGGATACTGGTATCTATTTTTAGTCTGCTGGGTACTCCGGGCTTGCCGCATGGGCCAGAACTTTTGGATTCCCCGAATGCCGTAACACCCCAGTGTCATCAATGTAAAAGCAATCAGTGCCGGTTTGGAAAATGCCATCTCGCTGGATTGGAAACATAATCGTGCAAAAATGAGATTTTCCATCGGTATTTGTCAGGAAAAACTTCATTTGATAACCGCTGTACCGACCTTGTTCGTGCTCTTTTCGCTGACCTGCCGAATCAAATACCCGGCATCGAAGCCGATGGGTGGCTAAATCTAAAAAATTTTCCAACAAAGAAAGTTGTGCATTGTGGGGAAAGACATAAGCGGGTCTGTCTGTATACTGCCCACATTTCAACTCCTCGAAATAGAATTTTTGAAACCAGTACTGCTTATCCAAAACAAACACTGCATTTCGGGTATTGGCGTGTTTGAGATAGGTCAAATACCCCCAGCTTAATCCAATCCCAATCAATCCCAGAATCAATAAGTTTAAGATCAGGAGTGGAAAAGCCCGCCTGCGAAACCGATAGTTGGCAGACGGGCCTGGGCTTACAATCAATGGTTTTTTCTTTTTCAGTGTTTTTGGAGAGCACCGGGCACAGAAGTTGATTCTGGGATGAAAAACATCACTCTGATGACAAACCTCACATCGTTTTGGCAATGACTCTGAACGAACTTGAAAGGTTGGCATTTAAGTTCTCCTGAAAAACTGAGGAACGGCAGATTCAGTTCCCTGACCTGGGACAAAATGTTATCCCAACTCACCCAGAGCTGACGTGACCAGTTCGGTGTCAGCATATTCCGTTACTTCCTGGATTTTGCCATCAGCGAGGCGGAAGACAAAACAGTACGTGTTGTTATAGGGTTTTCCATCTTTGGTTGTGTTGTTGGTGCCTCGGGCTTGCACCACCACAAAGTCATCTTCCGCAATAAACCGATAGGCGGTCAGTTGGATTGGGTTGGCCAGTTTGGCGCCGAGCGGCATCAGGAGGTCGGTCAAAATAGCCCGTTTCCCTTCAAATGTTCGGGACCAACTGGTGGATCCAATCAGCGTCCAGCGGACATCATCCACCAGTCCTTCGATAAATGGCCGGGCATCCCCGTGAGAGATTTCTGAAAAAATGTTTTGCAAAAGTTGTTTGTTTTCGACTGTACCCATGTCGGAGACCTCTTTCTGAAAGTTTGTGAAGTATGAAAAATCCCAAGGTTTGTTTGGAAATTTTTCAGGTACTTTAATGACCAAACTCACAAAACACACGAAAAAAGAAGCCCCACACAGAAAAAAGCCTGTTTCCATTTCGGAAACAGGCTTTGCATTCGGGCGAGGAACTTGTTTGGTCAGAGCCGATCTGGCTTACTGGTTGTCCACGCGGGATTCAATCGTGCTCTGGATGCTGGTGGGGACGTTTGACAGGAAATCAAACCCGGTCAGGGCTTCAATGCTGTCAACTGACACGCGATAGGTCTTCCAGTCAACGTTTCGGATACCGGCATCATTCGGCATATTGACGGCAATCACGCGAGTGGCGGTCGTTACGCGGCTGGCATCGTTGTCGCCGGCTGGCAGGATCACGATGACTTTCCAGGTGCGGGTTGGGATCACCATCCCGTTGGTTGGGTGCGTTCCCTTTGAACCGTACCCGCCGCAGATGACATAGACTTCGTTGGTGCCGTTCAGCATCTGGTCGCGGCTGTACTGTTCCAGGTTGTTCCACGGACCCTGGTTGTTGTCGGAGGACTGGACCATCATATTGGTCATCAAAAACGTCGCGCTGTTATTTTGGACTGTATCAGTTCGATCTGCCGAAGGGCACATATGGCCTCGGTCATAGCTGGTTCCGTTAACCGTTCCAAACGCTGCGCTCTGGACTCGGTACCAACCTGCAGGGAGAGTGGGGTCTTCCCGGAAATCATCCTGGCGAGGTGCGCTCCCACGGTCGGCAATGGTGATATTCCAACTTGCCCAGTTGGCAGTGCGCTTATCTCGGTGGTAGCTAAGGACATATTGCGTTTTCTCCATCAGGTAATTTGTAAAGTTGTTGACATCTGCGGTAGCACCTGATGGGTTCCCCAACGCCAGGTGGCGGTTGCTTGATGGCGGGGGCGGAGGCGGCGGGGTGGTGCCCGTCGTCACGGTCAGGGTGTAGCTTCCGGTTTTATTTGGGTCATACGTGGTGGCGGTGATGGTGTACGTTCCCGCCGATGGCAAGGTCAAAACCAGTTTCGAATCGGTGTTGCCCGCGCTGTCGTCATCTTCCTGGCGATAGCTGTTTGGTCCTTCGACGATCAGATAGGCATCAAACCCAGTGCCGTCGTGGGTGATCGTGACTGATTGATTGGCTGAACCTGTAAACGAGAACTTGTCGGCGTAGCTTCCATCGGAAAGCAAACAGTCCGTGGTGGCAATCGTGCCATTGATCGTGGCTGGCAAGGTGATCGCCGTCGTGGTGCAGCCGGATGGCGGCGGTGGTGTCGTGTTGCTGGTGATGGTGATGTCGTCAAAGTTCAACCGGCTGGAATCGTTGTTTCCTGTCGTTTTGCGGATTTCAAACCGAACCGTGCTGGTCGTGTTGATGACAAATGAAGCCGTCTGCAATGTCGTGCTGCTGGTGGTGACGGTGGTTCCGGCCTTGGTCCAGCTTGAGCCACTGGTGGTCGAATACCACAGTTCCCAGTTGGCATTGGCATCGGTGCCGTATTTGGCGTGCTTGACGGTCACGGTACCGGCGCCGGTTACGTTGAAATTCATCGTGACCTTGCCCAGGTTGCGTACGCGGGTGCTCTTGGTGCCGGCTTTGCGATCACTGGTGGTATTTCCGATCAACGTGTTGTTGAGCGTCCAGGAACCGGTGCCCAGGGTCACGGAACCCGTGGTGTAGCTGGTTTTGGTTCCGCTTTCAAATCCTTCGGCCAGGGTCGTGGTGGATTGACGCGTCGAATAATCCATTCCCGGCGTCAGGTCCGGAACTGAATCTGGTTCGATAAACTGGATTTCACCGGCTTCAAAGGGTTTCACATCGGAAGCGGGTTCATCGTTGGACAGTGAGTATTTATAGCGTGGCGCCTTTTCGTGGGCCTGGGAAGAAGGAATCCCAATAAATGAGGCCAGGACGGCGACGGCGATCATCAGACAAAAGTAAAAACTACGAAATGATTTCAGCATAGCTCCTCGCGAACGTGCTTGGTTTTAGCTTGCGGCTTGGAAAAAAATAGACAGGAGGTAAAACGTGTGGTTGTTGTGACCTTCCTTAGAGCAAGCCGTATGCCACGAGGCCAATGCGTTGAAATCTGGAGTGTTCACTGGCTGCGCATCAGGTTTTTGAAAGGGCTTTATTTTTCTAAGCTATTGTATTGATTGAGGTTGAATAACTGGATGCGGAGATTGGGCACGGTTGCAACAGTTTGGTAACAAGTCGCCGTCAGGTGTACAGTCCGTTGGCACCTGCGCATTTGCTGAGCAATTGCCAGGTGACTGCACTACCTGAAAACCTGAAGACCTGGGCAGATAATTTGGATGTTCTGATTTAACTCATTCGTTGATAAAACAGGGTTGGAAGCTCCAGCACGCCTTTTCCAACAAAACAAACCTGTCCACTCACGCTGATTCCTGGTTTGGCGCCCGTGCGAACCGTGACCAGCATTTCGCTTGGTCGGTCCACAAAGCGCCCCTGGTTGATTCGGATGGCGCTATCTTCGGCAGCCAGACCGTGGTGAACCAGATAGGCGGCAGCGGGTCCGGCGGCGCTACCGGTGGCGATGTCTTCGACGCGTCCGTCATTGTCCCAGGTTCGGCCTTCAAACTCATTCACATCAAGGACATAGACAAATTTTGCCCCAATATCGGCCAGAAGTGATTCAAAATTCGGAATTTGAATTGCGGCTCGATCAAGATTGGTTTTGATGGGCACAATCAGGTAGGGAAGTCCAGTCGAAACAACTTCGAGCGGAAGCGGTTCAGCCAGATCCGGGTGCGAAAGGTTCAACGCCGCAAGTATTTCGTCATATCGGCCTGGATCAACCGTTCCTAAATAAGAGGCTTCACCCTGGTCCATTTCAGCGGAATAGACGCTATCAACCCTTCGACTGACCACGGGGATACCTTTTTCAGGCGTCATCAGGTGCAGGTGAACTTCGCTGGCGTTTTGAAAATGACGGGCGTGGAGTGCCGCCGCTGCCCCGATGATGGGATGTCCGGCAAAGCCAAGTTCCTCTTCCATGGTAAAAATGCGGGCGCAAAACCGGGTCGGTTCCGCGGTTGGAGACAGGAAAATTGATTCAAACTGGCGCATTTCCTGAGTCAGCCGGAGCATCAACGAAGCTGACAATTCCTGTTCAAGAAAAAACACGCTCAACCCGTTACCGGAAAGGGGGTGGCGTGCAAAGACATCCACATGTTCAAAGTGAAGTGAGAAGGTGTCCATCAGGTTTTTCCATCCACGAGAAATTCTGAGCAAGAGTTAAAATGAGTGGTTGGGATCTCTAAAGTTTCGCAAAAGGTTGAGAGTATCGTCTTTAGACGAGAGGTTTTCAACTATGACCCATTCGTTCATCCTCACGTCTGAAGGCGTTACTCAGAACTTTCAAATTACTCAAGCTGCTTATGAAACCGCCAGGCGCTGATTCCGACCAGCACGATGGCAAAGGCAAGCAAGGCCAGAAAGTTAGGATAGAGAATGTCAAACCCCGCGCCCTTCAACAAGATGCTCCGGGCAATGGTGGCGAAGTGACGCACCGGGTTGATCAAGGTGATGGTCTGCAACCAGTCGGGCATGCCTTCGAGTGGTGTGGTCGCTCCGGAAAGCATGGCAATCGGCGGATTGACAAAGAAGCTCAGCAACTGGGCCTGTTGCTGGGATCTGGAGATTGTGGCCAGAAACGTGCCGAGTCCAATTCCAGCCAGTACACAGAGCGCTCCGGCACAGTAGATCAACGCCAGGCTACCGCGAATTGGAATGTCAAAAACCAGTTTCGCCACCACCAGCGCGATCCAGATGTCACACGATAAGAGCACAAAGAGCGGACCCATTTTGGCAATGATGATTTCAGTCGCACTCGCCGGCGTCATCAGCAGTTGCTCAACCGTGCCGGATTCCTTCTCCTTGACCATGGCGCCAGCCGCCACCAGTGAACCATTTAAAATCAACAGGATCCCGAGCACACCAGTAATCATAAACCACGAACTCCGCAGGCCCGGATTATAGAGCATCGCTACCTGAGCGGTTAAACTCGGGGCCGGAGTCGCCGGACCTTCCAGTTTGATGCCGGTTGGGATTCCGTCTCGATTGAGCCGCTGATTAAATGCTGCCACCAGTCGCTGGGCATAACTGGCGGCGATCCCGGCGGTGTTTGAATTGACGCCGTCAAGGACCAGTTGCACTTTGGCTGGTGTTCGCCGTTGTTGCTCTTCGGCAAAATCAGATGGAACAATCAGACCCGCGTCCAGTTTGCCTTCACTCAACGCCTGGCTCAATTCAGCGGCTGAAGTGAACGAACCAGTTACATGAAATGACTGGCTTTCGACAAAGGCGGAAACCAGTTCGCGACTGATCATCGTCCGGCTTTCGTCCACCACGCCCAGACGCAGGTTTGACACTTCGGGATTAAGTGCAAACCCCAACAGGAGGAGCTGAACCGTCGGCGGCAAGATCATCGCCGCGATCAATTGTTTATCTCGCTGAATATGCCGAAATTCCTTCATAAACAGCGCCCAGATGCGCAGACCAGAAATAAAATTGATCAGGTTTTTCATATAAGGCCAATCCGTAGTTAGTAGTCAGTAGTCAGTAGTCAGTAGTCAGTAGTTAGTTGTTCCTTAATACCATTTAGCAATGATCCTATCGTATTAGCAAAAGGCTAAATTGTTGATAAAACTGTATTTCCCTTAGCCCTTAGCCCGATACCCTCAGCCCAAAATGGTATAAGCTGTTGTGTTTGAACTGCTTCGTATTCTCCAGCCTCGAAAACCCGGAACCCGGAACCCTGACAAGGTGATTTCTTTCATCCCTCATCCCTCATCCCTCATCCCTTCAGAAACCCGGAACCCGGAACCCTGACAAGGTGATTTCTTTCATCCCTCATCCCTCATCCCTTCAGAAACCCGGAACCCGGAACCCTAATCCTCCAACTGCATTGCTTTCATTTTTCGCCAGGCGATGACCAGATACACCACGCCAAGCAAGGTGAGTGCAACATGCGCCGTCCAGACGGCGGACCAGCCGCCTCCGCGAACAAACGCATCGCGGGCAATCTCGATGAAATATCGTGCCGGTACAAAGTAGGCGACCCAGCGAATCGCATCCGGAATATTGGAAACCGGAAAAATAAAGCCCGACAGCAAAAATGAGAGCAGAAAACACACCGTGGCAATTGTCTGGATCGTGGCGGCCTGATCTTTGATTCGGGCGCCGGTCATTACGCCAAACGATACATTACAAAAGAGATAAACGACCGTTCCAACCAGAAACGGCGTTGGGTCTCCGGCAAATCGCAGCCCGAACAACAGCATTCCAAACAGCACCACCAGCACCCACTCGGCCATTCCAACCAGGAAAAAGGCGATAGTTTTTCCAATCAGATATTCGTGGGCCGAGATGCTGGAAACATAGACCTGAAGGATCGTCTTCTGCTCGTTTTCGCGTGACATGGCCAGGGCCGCGAGGAGTGGTGGAAAAAGTGCCAGCACCACCGCCATGGCTCCGGGGCCGATGTATTTATCCGTTTCACGACCCGGATTGAACCAGATGCGGGTTTCAACCTGAACTGAAGGCGACATCGTCGTGGTTCGGATTCCATTTTGACTGAGAAATGCCTGGGTGATTGCCGCTGCATCACCTCGCAAAATGGTGGCCGTGTTGGCGTCAGTGCCATCAATCAGCCATTGCACTTCGGTGTTGAGTCCACGCGCCAGATTGCGTTCAAAATTGGTTGGGATGGTGACAATCGCCCGAGCGGCTTCGCTGGCAAGTGCTGTTTCCGGTTTGGTATAGAGCCCGGTATTTGCCAGCCGGAAGGTCTGAGATTCCATCAGAATTTCAACATACTGACGTGACCGCGCGGTTTGATCGAAATCCTGGATCATCACCGGAACCCCAGTCACCGAGAATGAAATTGACTTGCCATACAGCGCCACCAGAATCAGCGGCAGCACCAGCGCGAGTGCCAGGGTTAATTTATCGCGAAATGTTTGGATGAGTTCTTTGCGGGCCTGAGCCATGATTCGAAGCATATTTTTCCTTTCCTGCGTGTGGTGAGTATCGGGTTCCGGGTATGAAAAACAGGGTTCAGGGTTCAGGGTTCGGGGTTCGGGGTTCGGGGTTCGGGGTTCGGGGTTCAGGGTTCAGGGTTCGGGGTTCGGGGTTCGGGGTTTTCGAAATATTGATGGTACCTGGGTTTCGCCGCAGAAGCGGTGGTTGAATTGAGGCAGGTCGTTTACGGCCTGTAGCTCAGGGTTTGGGTTCCGAGGTAGGAAAAGAACAAAAAGGACAAAAGTGAGATGTTCGAAAACCCTGAACCCTGAACCCTGAACCCTGAACCCTGAACCCTGAACCCTGAACCCTGAACCCTAAACCCGGAACCCGGAACCCGGAACCCGGAATCCTAGCCAGCTTTCTTTTGTCGGCGGACCTGTTCGACGATAGCGATAAACACATCTTCCAGTGAAAAGCGCTCTTCATAGGCTTTGATGACCTGAATGTCATCGCGGCTTAACCGTCGGGTCAGGGTACTGATTCCTGTCTCGGTAGCCTCATCAACGATCACGTGGAGTCGGTCGCCGAATAATGAAACCCGCCACGAATCCATTTCACCTTTGAGCAAATTGGCGGCCTGTTGTGGGTGATCGGTAATCAATTCAATGAGATGGCCTGATTGATCGGCTTTGATTTCGGTTGGCGTGCCCTGGGCCACGAGTTCACCCGCGACCATCAACCCGAGCCGGTTGCATTGCTCGGCTTCTTCGAGGTAGTGCGTCGTCACCAGAACTGCCACGCCCTGGTCAGCCAGATAATTGATCATTTTCCAAAAGGCACGGCGGGCAAGCGGGTCAACTCCAGAAGTTGGTTCATCGAGAAAGAGCACATCCGGTTCGTGCATAATTGCCGCGCCAAACGCGACGCGCTGTTTCCATCCACCCGGCAAGGAACCCGTCAACGTGTCTCCGAGGCCGGCCAGACCCGAGAATTCAAGCACCCAGCGCTTCTTTTCCTCACGTTGTTCAATCGGTACTTGATACACACCGGCGAAGAAATCGAGATTGGCGTTGATGGTTAAATCGTCATAGAGCGAAAACTTTTGCGACATATAGCCGATGCGCTGACGAGTTCGGCTTGACCGCAGGCTGCCGCGATCTCCGGCCAGTTCAATCGAACCGCTCGATGGCGACAAGAGGCCGCACAAAATCTTGATGGTGGTGGTTTTCCCGGCCCCGTTGGCGCCCAGCAGGCCATAAATCTCGCCGTATTTGACCGCAATGTTGACATCAGCCACAGCGCGAAAGGCGCCAAACCGCTTGTTGAGCATCTGGGCGTGGATGGCAAATTCATCAGCCCGGTGTTGACGCTCTGGCCGGCTCCGCGGAAAGGGAGGGAAAACCTGTTCGCCGTTGAGTTCCCGCAGGATTGAAACAAATGCATTTTCCAGCGTCGGTGAACCAACGGTAATTTCTTTGGCTTCCAATCCTGCCGAAGCCAGCACCGACCGGGCCTGACGTTCGCCAAAAACCGGGTCCGCCACCATCAGGTCCAGCCGGTCTCCGAAACGCTGAACGTCGGTGATGCCTTCGACCCGGTTCAAGAGATCCTCAGCCGTCCC encodes the following:
- a CDS encoding TetR/AcrR family transcriptional regulator, whose amino-acid sequence is MTSKGRPRSFDVNQALDRALEVFWSKGYEGTSLPDLTQAMGINRPSLYAAFGNKEALFRKVLDRYGESSAAYTQEALREPTSRAVAEHLLFGSIALTTKPEHPHGCLLVLGGLAGGEAAESMRQEMINRRQAGEIAIRERFERAKAEGDLPNDADPADLARFIATLNQGLSVQAAAGASREELERVARIALQAWPRPKPPQL
- a CDS encoding phosphopantetheine adenylyltransferase, with product MQKIISAMLIVVGVIHILPLTGVLGAQQLSNLYGLSFTEPNLVILMRHRAVLFGVLGVFCFYAAFRPAVQPLALIAGFISVVSFLWLAWSVGGYNPLVGRVVLADLVALVCLLVATGLYWFAPKP
- a CDS encoding isoprenylcysteine carboxylmethyltransferase family protein produces the protein MLFLRSLFFTVLFPGTVTVFIPYWLVSSDPGMERSYSGVLHSFGLPLMIVGGTGLLGCIWQFFAEGRGTLAPVDPPKHLVVRGLYRSVRNPMYVCVLLVLCGEAIFFQSQAILIEAGVFFLCTHLFVTLYEEPALRKQFGASYEDYVQKVGRWIPRLPDKHP
- a CDS encoding DNA/RNA non-specific endonuclease, yielding MLKSFRSFYFCLMIAVAVLASFIGIPSSQAHEKAPRYKYSLSNDEPASDVKPFEAGEIQFIEPDSVPDLTPGMDYSTRQSTTTLAEGFESGTKTSYTTGSVTLGTGSWTLNNTLIGNTTSDRKAGTKSTRVRNLGKVTMNFNVTGAGTVTVKHAKYGTDANANWELWYSTTSGSSWTKAGTTVTTSSTTLQTASFVINTTSTVRFEIRKTTGNNDSSRLNFDDITITSNTTPPPPSGCTTTAITLPATINGTIATTDCLLSDGSYADKFSFTGSANQSVTITHDGTGFDAYLIVEGPNSYRQEDDDSAGNTDSKLVLTLPSAGTYTITATTYDPNKTGSYTLTVTTGTTPPPPPPPSSNRHLALGNPSGATADVNNFTNYLMEKTQYVLSYHRDKRTANWASWNITIADRGSAPRQDDFREDPTLPAGWYRVQSAAFGTVNGTSYDRGHMCPSADRTDTVQNNSATFLMTNMMVQSSDNNQGPWNNLEQYSRDQMLNGTNEVYVICGGYGSKGTHPTNGMVIPTRTWKVIVILPAGDNDASRVTTATRVIAVNMPNDAGIRNVDWKTYRVSVDSIEALTGFDFLSNVPTSIQSTIESRVDNQ
- a CDS encoding DUF4287 domain-containing protein, translated to MTDVAKAMATQLANIEKRSGKSLAELAQIIQASGLSKHGEIRDMLKRDLGLGHGDANTLVHHVLKSDGQSAAAEQNLSTDDVVSGLYTGPKAALRPIHDKVMEEISKFGEFEISPKKTYVSLHRKKQFAMVGPATKTQIEVGINSKTLTATDRLVEMPPNSMCNFKVRLASVNEVDEALIGWIKQAFESAG
- a CDS encoding 3-oxoacyl-ACP reductase FabG, encoding MSKKLSGKVALVTGGSRGIGAAIAKYLAREGAAVAITYASSSTKADEVVAAIQAEGGEALAIQADSADAEAVKNAVAETAQKLGGLDILVNNAGVAIVKPFDEFTLDEFDRLVNVNVRGVFVGIQEASRHMREGGRIITIGSVNGDRIPFPGGSVYALTKAAVAGLTRGLARDLGPRGITVNNVQPGPVNTEMNPENGPFAGMIKGFMAVPRYGKDDEVASLVVFLASPDAAFITGASIDIDGGFKA
- a CDS encoding nuclear transport factor 2 family protein, whose amino-acid sequence is MGTVENKQLLQNIFSEISHGDARPFIEGLVDDVRWTLIGSTSWSRTFEGKRAILTDLLMPLGAKLANPIQLTAYRFIAEDDFVVVQARGTNNTTKDGKPYNNTYCFVFRLADGKIQEVTEYADTELVTSALGELG
- a CDS encoding transposase → KKGERISIPTKRTAVLNHWQGMEGARLIQGCALSETGIVIWVELPDLEPKTEGVRLGVDIGVNKLLSDSEGRHHGTEFKAIRNKINRRKPGSRGRGRAHTERKVFINRVVKSLPWPTLAVIGVESLKNLKRGKSKKRGKKFRKAMAPWTYRHILTRISELAQVNRVQLVRIDPANTSRACPQCGTVHKDNRKGEKFLCRHCGHTADADTVGAQNILARTLATFGSVESPEPQRDVGQSV